GTCTATGCCTTTGATATTCAAGAGCAGGCACTTGCAAACACTCAAGAAAAATTGGACAAGTTGGGGCTTCAACATGTCCAGTTGATCTTGGATGGGCACCAGCATGTGGACCAATATGTAGAGACTCTCAAAGCAGCTATTTTCAATCTGGGTTATCTACCATCTGCGGATAAATCAGTCATCACCCTTCCAGCGACCACTATTGAAGCGATGGAGAAAATTTGTGCTCGCCTACAAAAAGGTGGGCGAATGGCTATAATGATCTATTATGGTCATGAAGGGGGAGACATCGAGCGCGATGCAGTGCTGGACTTTGTCAGCCAGCTCCCACAAAAAGAATATACAGCGACCATCTACCGGACACTGAATCAAGTGAATCAGCCACCGTTTTTGGTGATGATCGAAAAATTAGAAAGCTACCGTCATGGATAAAGAATATTTAAAGAACAAAATTGAAGGGATGAGACATCATTTTGTCGAATCAACCATCCACGAGCGAGAAACAGGTTTTTTTGACGAAGCCCATATGACCAAAAAGATGCTCAAAATAAAAAAGAAATTGGTTTCGCTTGAGATGGAACGCTGTCAAAAGAAGATTGAGCACAAGGATGTAACCAAGACTGACCAAAAGATTGCGGAGTTGAAACAGCAATTTGAGACCTGTTGCCAAGAACGCTAGGGAGGAGTGCTATGGAATTACTCCTTTATGCAGTGATCTTTTCGATGATTTTGATCGCTTCAAATGCTACCAACAAGCTTGTGCCGAGTCTTCCTCTGCCCTTGCTCCAAATCTTACTGGGGATTGGTTGGGCCCTCTTTATCCCAGAAGAAAATTTTCATCTGGATACCGAGCTCTTTCTGGCTTTGGTCATTGGTCCTCTTTTATTTCGGGAGGCAGAAGAAGCAGATATCACTTCCGTCTTAAAGCACTGGCGTATCATTCTCTATTTGATCTTCCCAGTGATTTTTATCTCAACCATTAGTTTGGGTTGGGCTGCCCATTCCTTGTGGCTAAGTCTTCCTTTAGCAGCCTGTATGGCAGTGGGTGCGGCCCTCGGACCTACAGATTTAGTAGCCTTTGCTTCTCTGTCTGAGCGCTTTACCTTTCCAAAGCGGGTTTCGAATATCTTAAAAGGGGAAGGCTTACTAAATGACGCCTCTGGCTTGGTTGCCTTTCGAGTAGCCTTGACGGCCCTTGCAACCGGAAGTTTCTCCCTAGGAGAAGCAGGCGTTTCCTTAGGGATCTCCATTATTGGAGGATTTGCGGTAGGAATCTTGACGGCCTTTGTGAATCGATGGTTGCAAAAGTTACTTTTGAGTGTTCGTGCCAGTGATATTGCCAGTGAATTGATATTAGAACTCAGTCTTCCTCTGTTGACTTTTTTCTTAGCGGAGGAACTTCATGTATCTGGGATTATCGCCGTGGTTGTCTCTGGGATCCTCAAAGCCAGTCGGTTTAAGCATATTACCCTTTTGGAAGCACGGGTAGATACCGTCAGTCATACTGTTTGGAATACGGTCAACTTTATCTTAAATGGATCGGTCTTTGTGATCTTGGGAATGGAATTGGAAATGATTGCTAAGCCGATTCTAAGTAGCTCGATTTATAATAATCTTCTCTTGCTTCTTTCGGTCTTTGTGTTGACAGCTTTGCTATTTTTGATTCGCTTTGTCATGGTTTATCTCTTTTACTGGTTTCGAACCCTTCGTCTCAAAAAGTCGGTTCGAAATTATCTAAAAGATGCCTTACTGCTGACCTTCTCCGGTGTGAAGGGAACGGTTTCGATTGCGACGATTCTTTTGATCCCAACTAAGATCGAAAAAGAATATCCTATCCTGCTCTTTTTAGTGGCAGGAGTTACCCTTGTTAGCTTTATTACAGGATTGATGGTGCTCCCAAAATTGTCAGAAGACAAGGAAGAAACCAATGATTACCTAATGCAGATCGCGATTTTGAATGATGTTGTCATGGAATTAGAAGCAGAGCTAAAGAATAGTAAGCATAAGGGCCCCTTGTATGCAGCGATTGATAACTACCATGGTCGGATTGAAAATTTGATTTTAAGTCAGGAAAACAAGCTCATCCAAAAGGACTGGGAGCAGTTGAAGCTCTTGATTTTGAGTATTGAAAGTGATGGCTTGGAACAGGCTTATGAAGAAGGGATGATTCGAGAGCGTGGCTACCGTGTCTACCAACGCTATCTTCACAATATGGAACAACGTGTCAATCGCAATCTCTCCTCTCGTCTAACCTATTACCTTTTGGTTTCCTTCCGCCTCTTGCGTTTGCTGGTCCATGAGATCTTAACTTTTGGGTCTGGCTTGCGAAACTGGTGGACCCGAGAAGACAGCAAGTTAGAGGCCATTGATTATGACCAGATTGCTGCCCTTTATTTGGCCAATACAGAAATCATTATCGAAAGTTTGGAAGACCTCAAGGGGATTTATCGGAGCAGTTTGATCTCTTTCCTACAAGAATCTCGTCTGAGAGAAACTGCTATTATTACCAGTGGGGCCTTTGTGGAGCGGGTTATTAATCGCGTGAAACCAAATAATATCGATGAAATGTTGAGAGGCTATTATTTGGAGCGTAAGATTATTTTTGAATATGAAGCGCAACACCTGATTACCGCCAAGCAAGCGCGCCGTATGCGGCAAAATGTCAATGAATTAGAAAGCTATTCCCTAAGAGAAAGTGCCAATACGCTTCCATACGATTTGATCGAGTATGCACGGAATCGTTGAGATAAGAGTAAAAGAGGCTGGGACAAAAGTCCTAGCCTCTCAATTATTTTTGGATTGTCGATCAAGACGCAGTGGTTGAGTGGACTCTACTACGCTGATTTCATCAGCTTTTACAGCCCTACTCAACTGTGCGGAGGTGGGACGACGAAATCGAATTCTGACGAATTACCGATTTCTGTCCCACTCTCTTTTTGCTTTATTCATTTTCTTTTCAGTGTGCGATTTCTGGTTTGACAAAGAGTCGCTCATCACCAAGATCAATAAGGGATACTGGTGCTTCATAAAATTGGCTAAGGACATGAGGAGTTAGGATCTTTTCCTTTGGTCCTTGCTCGACCACTTGGCCATGTTTGAGTAAGAGGACATGGGTCATGTCTGTTGTAATTTCCTCGGCATGGTGGGTGACGTAGATCATGGTAGGCGCGTGATCCAGTTGTTTGATATGATGGATCTGACGGAGGAGTTTTTCTCTGGCAAAGAGATCCAATCCACTAGAAGCTTCGTCAAAAATGATCAGATCTGGCTGGTCCATGAGGCTTCGTGCAATGAGGACTGTCTGCTTTTCTCCCTGGGAGAGCTCCCGGTATTTGCGACCGATCAAAGCGCCAGCACCAATTGAAGTTAGCATATCCCGTGCCCAGTTCAGTTCTTCTTCCCCGTATGCAGCATATAAGATACTACTCTTGTATTGACCAGTTAGGACAATTTGCTCTGTCAAAAGATGTTCTGGCAGTCTTTCTGAAATGAAGGAGCTAACGATACCAATACGCTTACGTAACTCAGGAATACCCCCTTCTCCAAAGCGGGTTCCAAGGACCGTTACCTGGCCAGAACTAGCCCAGTATTCAGACATGAGCAGTTTGAGGAGGGTCGATTTTCCTGCTCCATTTAAGCCTAAAATCGCCCAACATTCATTTTCTTTTACTTGCCAGTTAATCTCTTTTAAAAGGGCTTTTCCATTGCGGATCAAATTGACGTCTTGTAGTTCAATCAAATTATTCATAACTTCATCCTTTTGATTAAAATCTCCTTTATTCTATCATAAAATATGGTAGAATAGAAAACAGGAGGTAAGGAATGTTTCGAAATAGTAAATTGTTATTCTGGACATGTGAGATCTTATTATTGACGGTGATTTTCTATATTTGGAAATCAATGGGGACTTTAATTTCTCCATTTGTATCTGTTCTGAATACCATCCTCTTACCATTTTTAATTGCAGGTTTTTTATATTACATTACCAATCCGATTGTTGAATTGTTGGAAAAACATTTAAAAATCAAGCGTGTGTTTGGGATTTTGATCACCTTAGTACTCTTGTTTGGGATCATTGGCTTAGGGATCTTTTATCTGCTCCCTATCTTAATTAATCAGTTAACCAGCTTGATCAATTCAACTCAAGGACTTTACTGGGAAGTTCAAAGTTTGGTTCGAAAACTCTCGACCAATCCTTTGTTCCAGAATGTGAATATCCAGTCGACGATTCAGCAGTTGAATCTCTCTTATATGGATATCCTACAAAATCTCTTGAATAGTGTGACCAACAGTTTAGGAAGTGTGGTTAACACCATTGTCAATACGGTCTTTATCTTGATCATGACCCCTGTCTTCTTGGTTTATTTCTTGGTCGATGGGAAGAAGTTATTGCCGATGTTGGAGCGGACCATTTTACGCAATGACAAACTCCACATTTCAAGCCTCTTGATTAGTTTGAATGAAACGGTCTCTCGCTATATTAGTGGGATTTCGATCGATGCCTTTATCATTGGAACCCTAGCCTACATTGGCTATAGTTTTATTGGATTGAAGTACGCTTTGGTCTTTGCCATCTTTTCTGGGCTGGCCAACCTCATTCCATATGTAGGACCAACCATCGGCTTGATTCCGATGATCATCACCTATGCCTTCACAGATATGGATATGATGATCAAAGCAGTCATTTACATGTTGATTATCCAGCAGATCGATGGGAATATTCTTTATCCGCGTATCGTTGGAGGCGTGATGAAGGTTCACCCGATTACCATTATGGTTCTCTTATTGCTCTCAAGTAATATCTACGGCATTATCGGGATGGTCGTTGCGATTCCAGTCTATTCGATTGGAAAAGAAATTGTAAAATTCTTGGTGAATCTTTATGATAACCACCGTGCTGCTAAGGAGCAGAAGAAAAAAGAAGAATTTGGTATCATTAATAAATCATAGACTCTAGCGCCTATATGGGCCTTGGAGTCTTTTTTGTACATTTATTTGAAAAAATGCTGGAAAATAGTCAACAAGTGCTATGAAATGTGTTAAAATATAAGTGATTTTGAAAGAAAATATGAAAAGGTAGGAAAAGATGAGACTGCTCTTATCGAAAAAACAGAGACGCCAATTGCAATTATTGGAAATCTTGATTAAGGAAAAAAGATGGTTCCACTTAAAAGAGTTGGCCAAGCGTTTGGATTGTACAGAACGTTCGTTAAAAGAAGATTTGTCTAATCTTCGTAGTACATTTGATGACTTTTTAATTGAATCCTCTACCAATGGGATCAAAATCAGTTATGAGGATTCGGTTGGGCTAGAAGTGATCTATCATCACTTTTTAAAAGAATCACAAGCCTTCGCCTTGATTGAATATCTTTTCTTCAACAAGGATGTTTCCAATGAATATATTTGCAGAAAGTTTGATCTGAGTTACCAATCTTTCTACCGCTTGATTCGGACGATTAATCAGAAGCTTCAAACCAAATACAATGTAAAGATTGATTTGAAACCCTTGAATCTTGTCGGGGATGAGATTGACGTTCGTTTCTTTTATGCCCAATATTTTGCGGAACGTTATTACTACATGGAGTGGCCTTTCCCAGAATTTAAGGAAGAGGCGGTGACCGATTTGATCACCTTCTTCTTCAAGCTCTATGGCTATCCATTGACCTTCTCTGTACTCAGGTCTTATAAAGTTCTCTTGACAGTCTACTTGTCACGGATTAAGCAAGGTTACTTCATCGACATGCCAACGAACTATGATGTGTATAAGGACCAGTATCAAGGGGTGACCAATGTCGAGGAGATGTTGCGCTACTTTAGCTTGCAGTTGGGTGTCGAGTTGAATGAAAAAGTGCTGGAGCAGTTCTTTATTATCTTTATTCAAGAGAATTTCTATTTCAGTCCAGAAAGCTTGATCGAAGCTGCAGAAACAGATCCTTATGCCAAAGAATCAACGACGCTCATCAGAGATATGTTCAAGGATCTATGCTATACCTATGATTTAGACATTGAAAATCTTGATGAGATGTTGATGCACGTTCACAATACGGCTCACTTAGGTCGGAAGGAATTGTTCTCGGAGTTCCTCTTATTTGATACCAAGACCAATACCAACGAAGATTTCATGAGCATCTTCCCAGCCTTCTATGATGATTTGAAGGAGCATATCATCACTTATATGAAGACCATGAAGCATGATCTGAACGAAGAGATCATCAAGCACATGATCTACACGGTCTACACTCACTGGGAACGTCTCTTACCGCAGTTGTTGCGCCGTCGGAAGTCTATTAAGGTCTTGATTATCAGTCGTTTTGACGATCACCATGCCAAATCCATGATCGATTTTCTAGATTTCTACTGTACGGATAACTTTGAATTTACGCAGATGATCAAGTACAATCTAACAGTGGATGATATTGAAGCTTCGGATGCCGACGTAGTGGTGGCCAACTTTATGATGCCTGAATTAAAGAAAAAACCATTTATTTGTACAAGTAGTCTCTCATCGCTTGAGCTGGTTGAAAAACTCAATGCCTTCTTTTATGATTTTACCAGTGCAGAACACTAAAATCAGGACCTGGTCCTGATTTTTTGATGGTAAAAAAAGAAAATTTTATAGAAGAATGCAGGCTCTCCTATTTTGTGGTATAATATACGATATTATATACTGGAGGAATTTATCCATGGAAGACCCTGGCAGTCAGGAAATTTTACTGGAATTTATTTTATTGATTGTTTTGACATTATTGAACGCCTTTTTCTCGGCGACTGAAATGTCAATGGTATCGTTGAATCGCTCTCGTGTAGAGCAAAAGGCTGAAGAAGGAGATAAAAAATACATTCGTCTTCTTAGCGTATTGGAGCAACCGAACCATTTCTTATCCACTATTCAGGTGGGGATCACCTTGATTACCATCTTATCTGGGGCGAGTCTTGCGGATAGCCTTGGACATGTCATTGCTGGATGGATGGGCAATACTAAAACGGCTCTTGCAACTGGAAGCTTTTTATCTCTAGCATTTTTGACTTATATTTCGATCGTGTTTGGCGAACTCTATCCGAAACGAATCGCTATGAACTTGAAAGATGAGTTGGCTGTTCGAACAGCTCCGATTGTGATTCTATTAGGAAAAATTGTCAGCCCCTTTGTTTGGTTGCTTTCAGCATCGACCAACCTTTTGAGCCGTATCACGCCAATGGAATTCGATGATCCGGATGAAAAGATGACGCGGGATGAAATCGAGTATATGCTGACCAATAGTGAAGCAACACTAGATGCGGACGAGATTGAGATGCTCCAAGGGATCTTTTCATTAGATGAAATGGTAGCGCGTGAAGTCATGGTTCCACGGACAGATGCCTTCATGGTTGATATCAATGATGATACCAAAGAAATTATTGAAAGTATCCTTAAGCAAAACTTTTCACGGATTCCTGTCTATGATGATGACAAGGACAATGTCATCGGCCTCATCCATACCAAACGTCTCTTGAACGAAGGATTTATCAATGGCTTTGATAATATTGTCTTAAGAAAGATTTTACAAGAACCTTTGTTTGTTCCAGAAACCATTTTTGTGGATGATCTTTTGAAGGAATTGCGCAATACGCAAAATCAAATGGCCATTCTACTCGATGAATATGGCGGGATGTCTGGTTTGGTTACTCTTGAAGACCTCTTGGAAGAAATCGTCGGTGAAATTGACGATGAGACTGACAAAGCTGAAATTGATGTTTTTGAAATTGGGGATAATACTTATGTCGTGCAAGGAGCTATGTCACTAAACGACTTTAATGAATACTTTGGCGTTGAGTTGGAAAGTGATGATGTGGATACTATTGCAGGGTATTATTTGACTGAAGTTGGGCGGATTCCATCCTTGAAAGAACGCCTCAGCTGTGAAGTCGATAGTCAAAAGAAACACTTGATCTTGACTAATGACAAGGTGAAAAACGGTCGTGTGACCAAGGTGAAAGTTGAAATTTCTGAAATCGTCGAGGAAGATGAAGAAACAAAATCAAAAGAAGATTAAAAAATAGAGGCTTGGATGTGTTCCAGCCTCTGTTTTTTTCTTGTCAAGACCAGTTGAATTTTCAAAAAATTTCAAAAATTTCTGAAATAGTCTTGACAGCCAAAAAAAATTAAGGTAAGATAATACCCATAAAAAAAGAAAGCAGAAAATAAACATGAAGCAACAAGCCATTTCAACTCAAAAATTTTACTTTAGCTACTTTAGATAGTGTTTGTAGACATGATCTCATGGATGCAAACAACCCAAGCAATTTGTTTGTATCTATGTGGCTAAGATTTTTGTGATGGTCCATAGAGCTAGTATCTAAATGGACCGAGGTTTTGTAACTTGTTGGAGAATTTCAAGCATCCGTTTAGAGAATCATCTAAGCGGATTTTTTGTTTATTTGCAGAAAAGGAGTCAAAAAATGAAAGTAGTGAAAAAATTGCTAGCACCTGTCCTGGTTGTAGGACTTCTGTTAACATCATTGGTGACCTTACACCACCTAAAGGATACTAAAAAAGACAATGTCTTTCGAATTGGGATTTCCCAGTACATCACCCATAAGTCGCTCGATGCGACACGAAAAGGCTTTATCGAGGAGTTGAAAAAAGAAGGCTATGTAGATGGGAAAAACATTCAGATCGATTTCCAAAATGCTCAAGGGGAGCAACGAAATCTGAAAAATATTTCTAAACAATTGGCAGAAGAAAGTGATCTAGTCTTTGCGATTGCAACCCCTTCTGCACAAAGTTTGGCTAATACCACTAAATCAACACCTATTGTCTTCTCAGCTGTGACCGACCCATTGGCAGCGAAATTGGTGAAAAACTTGAAAGAACCAGGTGGCAATATCACAGGGACAAGTGACCAGTCAGAAGATGCGATCGCTACACAGGTAGACATGATTAAGCAAGTGCTTCCAACGGCGAAAACAGTTGGGATTCTCTATACGCAAAGTGAGCCTAACTCCGTCGTCCAAAAAGACAATGCGAAGAAGATCCTAGAAGCTAAAGGCTATCAAGTGGTTGAAAAAACAATTCTCGATAGTAACAATGTGAAAGCTGCAGCAGACAGCATCATGTCAGAGGCAGATATCGTCTTTGTTCCGACGGACAATATTATCTCTTCTACAATGGACACTGTCAAACAGGTTTCTATCAGCCATAAGGTGCCCGTTTTTGGTGGATCTGCTGAGATGGTGGCCACTGGTGGTTTGTACAACTTTGGTACCGATTATGAGGAATTGGGGAGACAAGCTGCTCGGATGGCTATTCGCATCATGAAGGGTGAGAAACCTGGAAAAGTCGCAGTTGAAACACCTGAAAAATTAGAATTGCATACCAATAAAGAGATGGCTAAAGAGCTTGGAATTGATATTAGCTCGTTGAAGGTAGAAAAATAGGAGGTTTGAGATGAATTTCGTTTTATCAAGTTTATCAGAAGGTTTATTGTGGTCGATCATGGCGATCGGTGTTTACTTAACATTTCGAATTTTAGATATTGCCGATATGACGGCAGAAGGAGCCTTTCCACTTGGGGCAGCAGTTGTAGCCTCACAAATTCAAGCGGGAAGAAACCCTTGGATTGCAACCTTGTTGGGCTTTTTTGCAGGGATGATTGCAGGCTTGGTCTCTGGGATTCTCCATACAAAAATGAAAATTCCAGCCCTCTTGACAGGGATTGTCACTTTGACGGGTCTCTACTCTATCAATATCAAAATCATGGGGGGAGTTCCCAATCTCTCTATTGGCGATGCCAGTACCATTTTTAAGAGTGTCATGAAATTTGGACTTTCTAATGAAGAAGCTGTCTTTTTGATTAGTATTTCCTGCTTGATCATCGTCTGTATCTTGTTGACCCTCTTAATGAAGACGCAACTTGGCTTGGTTTTGCGCTCGACAGGTGATAACATCCCAATGAGTGAGGCTAATGGGGTCAATGTAGATAACATGAAGATGTTGGGCTACATGATTTCCAATGGATTGATTGCTCTGTGTGGCGCTATGTTTGCTCAAAATGATGGTTTCTCAGATGTGACTTCTGGGACAGGGACGATCGTGGTTGGCTTGAGTGCGGTGATTATCGCTGAGGTTTTGATTCACGAATTGACTATTGGTTGGCGCTTGCTTTCCATCGGGGTTGGAGCCATTGTTTACCGTTTGATTATCTTAAATATTTACGAGATCCCAAATCTTGATCAAAATATGGTTCGTCTCTTCAATGCGATCTTGCTCGCAATTGTCTTGTTCGCTCCTGAGGCGCAAAAACATCTTCGCGTTCGCGGATTGAAGTTAGGAAATAAGTAGGAGAAAAGTATGGCAACATTATTATCAATTGAAGGCATTCATAAGACATTTGAAGCAGGAACAGTCAATGAAAACCATGTCCTCAAAGGCTTGGACCTCCAAGTAGAAGAAGGGGACTTCATTTCGGTTATCGGTGGAAATGGAGCTGGGAAATCAACCTTGATGAACATCTTGGCAGGAAATCTAGTCGTGGATGAAGGGGATATCTTGCTAGAAGGTAACTCCATCAAAAATACCAGTGTTCGTAAGCGTGCGAAAGATATTGCGCGTGTCTTCCAAGATCCTAAGATGGGGACAGCTTCCCGTTTGACCATTGAAGAAAATATGGCCATTGCCCAGCGTCGGGGGAAATCTCGTGGTTTGAGCTGGGGAGTTCGGGAGAAAGATCGCGAATTGTTCCGTGAAGCCTTGAAGGAACTGAATATCGGTTTAGAGAACCGTCTTAAGGTGGATACCCAATATTTGTCTGGTGGGCAACGTCAAGCTTTGACCTTGGTCATGGCAGCCTTGGTCAAGCCCAAACTCTTGCTGCTGGACGAACATACCGCAGCGCTGGATCCCAAGACCAGTGAAATGGTCATGGAATTGACACAAAAGATCGTGGAAAGCCATGATTTGACAACCTTGATGATTACGCATGATATGAACCATGCCATTGAATACGGCAACCGCTTGATCATGCTCTACCAAGGCAAGATCGTTGTCGACGTCAAAGGAGAAGAAAAGAAAAACCTAACGGTTGAAGATTTGATGCGCCTCTTCCAACAAAACAGTGGTGAAACCCTGGTTAGTGATGAATTGGTATTAGGATAAAATAAAAGAGAGTGGGACAGAAATCGGTAATTCGTTAGAATTCGATTTCGTCATCTCACCTCCGCACAGTTGAGTAGGGCTATAAAAGTTGATGAAATCAGCGTAGTAGAGCCCACTCAACCACTGCGTCTTGCTCGACAATCCAAAAACAATTGAGAGGCTAGGACTTTTGTCCCAGCCTCCTTTATTTCCTCCGCTCTGCATAGTCGACAAAATGAAACTTGTCTAATTTGTGTCGGCTTTCGGTGAATTGGAATTGCCGTCCGTCTGCTAAGTGAACTTGGGAACGGACCGTTACCACGTGTTGGTCTTTTCCAAGATCCAGTAAGATTTTGTCGCGATTATCGATTGGTGAAATCAAAATTTCTTTTTTAGCATAGCCAATCTGCAATTTCAAGTCTTCTTCTATTGGAGATACGGGGAAATATTACCTTTACCTCTTTGACGTGACGCAGGCAGACCTCAATTGGCGCAATCCCAATGTCCGCAAGGAGTTGTTCAAGGTGGTCAACTTCTGGCGGGACAAGGGCGTCAAAGGCTTTCGTTTCGATGTAATCAATTTGATTGGGAAAGATGAGGTCTTGGTGGATTGCCCTGAAAATGAAGGGAAGCCAGCTTATACGGATAAACCCATTGTGCATGACTATCTTCGTATGATGAATGAAGCGACCTTTGGTTCTGATGATAGCTTTATGACCGTTGGAGAGATGTCTTCGACAACCATTGACAACTGTGTTCTCTATTCAGCACCGGAGCGCCACGAGTTGTCTATGGCTATTAACTTCCATCATCTGAAAGTCGACTATGAAGATGGTCAAAAATGGACCATTGCTCCCTTTGATTTTGAAGAGCTCAAGCGTCTCTATCATACTTGGGGCAAGGAAATGAGTGAACGAGATGGTTGGAGTGCCCTCTTCTGGAATAACCATGACCAACCTCGTGCCTTGAATCGCTTTGTAGATATCAAGAACTTCCGCAATGAAGGAGCGACCATGCTCGCAGCTAGCCTTCACTTGTCACGTGGTACCCCTTATATCTACATGGGAGAAGAAATCGGCATGATAGATCCAGACTATGATTCGATGGCAGATTACGTGGATGTGGAGTCCATCAATGCTTACCAAATGCTCTTGGACCAAGGCAAGTCACCTGAGCAAGCCTTCAAGATTATCCAAGCTAAGTCACGTGATAATTCACGTACGCCCATGCAATGGGATGCTTCTCTAAATGCCGGTTTTTCAACAGGGACGCCATGGTTGAAAGTTGGGAAGTCCTATAAAGACTTCAACGTTGAAAAGGAAATGGATGGCCCAATTTTTACCTTCTATAAAGAATTGATTCGCTTGCGAAAAGAAATGCCCATCATTTCAGAAGGCAGCTACCTGCCAGCACTGGAAGATAGTCAAGAAGTCTACGCTTTTGAACGCCACTTAGACGGTCAAAAACTCTTGGTACTCAATCATTTCTATGGAAGTGAAGTCGAAGTAGCGATTCCAAAAGACTACCAAGCAGGGCGCGTGCTCTTGTCCAACTATGAGAAGGTAGAGCTTTCTGAAAAAGTAATTCTGAAACCATATCAGACACTGGCGATTTTAGTTTAAGTATTTCACACTTCGATCTTTTTGGGTCGAAGTGTTTTTCTTTTTGAAAAATATTTTTGAAAGCGCTTGAAAATGCAAAGTTCTTCCCTTATAATAAAAGAGGAAAACTTTTTAGGGATGGAGAAACGCATGAGAAAAAACGGTAAAAAGATTCGCCTACTGGGAGTAGCCACCTTATTGGCTAGTCAGTTGGGGGTCTTTAGCAGTGCCCTCACGGTAGTTGCAGACGAGACCACAGCTTCGACTTCAGAGCCAGCGCTTGTGACGAACACTAGCAGCGAGGAAAGCTCGACAAATAGTTCGACTTCTGCTACAACAACAACTACAGACGCTACGACGAGAGCTTCGAGTGATAAAGAAGAGACATCTAGCAGTTCCTCAGACGCTACTGAGGAGAAAACGGTTAAGATCGGGGACATTCAAGGGGAATCGCAACGCTCTCCACTGGAAGGTCAAAAGTTAGCCATCAAAAATGCGGTGGTGA
The Streptococcus parasanguinis genome window above contains:
- a CDS encoding ABC transporter ATP-binding protein, producing the protein MATLLSIEGIHKTFEAGTVNENHVLKGLDLQVEEGDFISVIGGNGAGKSTLMNILAGNLVVDEGDILLEGNSIKNTSVRKRAKDIARVFQDPKMGTASRLTIEENMAIAQRRGKSRGLSWGVREKDRELFREALKELNIGLENRLKVDTQYLSGGQRQALTLVMAALVKPKLLLLDEHTAALDPKTSEMVMELTQKIVESHDLTTLMITHDMNHAIEYGNRLIMLYQGKIVVDVKGEEKKNLTVEDLMRLFQQNSGETLVSDELVLG
- a CDS encoding ABC transporter substrate-binding protein, producing the protein MKVVKKLLAPVLVVGLLLTSLVTLHHLKDTKKDNVFRIGISQYITHKSLDATRKGFIEELKKEGYVDGKNIQIDFQNAQGEQRNLKNISKQLAEESDLVFAIATPSAQSLANTTKSTPIVFSAVTDPLAAKLVKNLKEPGGNITGTSDQSEDAIATQVDMIKQVLPTAKTVGILYTQSEPNSVVQKDNAKKILEAKGYQVVEKTILDSNNVKAAADSIMSEADIVFVPTDNIISSTMDTVKQVSISHKVPVFGGSAEMVATGGLYNFGTDYEELGRQAARMAIRIMKGEKPGKVAVETPEKLELHTNKEMAKELGIDISSLKVEK
- a CDS encoding ABC transporter permease — translated: MNFVLSSLSEGLLWSIMAIGVYLTFRILDIADMTAEGAFPLGAAVVASQIQAGRNPWIATLLGFFAGMIAGLVSGILHTKMKIPALLTGIVTLTGLYSINIKIMGGVPNLSIGDASTIFKSVMKFGLSNEEAVFLISISCLIIVCILLTLLMKTQLGLVLRSTGDNIPMSEANGVNVDNMKMLGYMISNGLIALCGAMFAQNDGFSDVTSGTGTIVVGLSAVIIAEVLIHELTIGWRLLSIGVGAIVYRLIILNIYEIPNLDQNMVRLFNAILLAIVLFAPEAQKHLRVRGLKLGNK